Within Thermococcus celer Vu 13 = JCM 8558, the genomic segment TTTGAGCGCAGGATTTTAACTTCGCTGTTGTACCTGCAGGCGGCCGTTGCCCTGCTGATAACCCGCTCGCCCTTCGCTATCCCGTACTTTTTCATGGTATGGTGGTGGATCAGGGTGAGCATGTCCAAGGAAGCGTTGATTAAAACCGAGCGGGATGAAGTGTTGGGGTGATACGATGGATTTGAAACGAAGGCTCTTTCGCCTTTCAATTTTTATCAACGTTGTAATCATGGCGTTCTCCGTTTATTACGTCAAAGTCCAGGACTCAGAATGGTGGGGTTATACATTTATCGGGATCTCTCTATTACTTGTGATGCTGGTATTTGGTTCTCCAGCAAAGGGATTGAGCAAGGAAAACAAGATCTTCCATCTGCTGGGCTATCCTCCCTTCTATCTCTCGGTCATGATACTGTTCTTCATCCTTTACTATAACATGAAACTGTTGGTTTTAGCGTTATTTTTAGTCATTTGGCTCATAGTGCTGACCGTTGATTACATCCAGAAGGATCTTAACGTGAAAAACGTGACCCTCTACTACGCAACTTGGGTGCTGGTGTCCTGGGCGTTTCTTTATAAATACTGCCTCATACCCCTGGCTTATACCGTGTCGACGCTCTACTTCCTTGCGCACGTTACTGAACTGATAACCCCAGAAAACTATGGGAAGGGATTGGGTTGAACCTTAAAGAAACAGGGCATGCTCATAACCGGGCGTTCGGCCCGATCCGATACGAAGATTAAGAACAAGAACGTGGTAGGAGGGTGATTCCATGAGGAAGGTAAGTGCCGGTGTGGCCTTTTCATACTTTTTCCCAATTTCACTGGTGATCGCCAATCTTAAAGTACTCACCGAATGGAGCGGGAGCGACAAGGTCGTTGCCGGCGGCCTGTACTCCCTCGTGGCCCTGCCGTTCTTCGCATTGAGCTATTACCTTTCAAGGAGTGATAGGACCTCCATTTTCTGGCTATCCTTTGTCCTTCCGGTTTTTGGATTTTATCCTCTTGTCTATTCGATAAAAGCCCCCTACTCTGTGATACTTTGGGCATTTATGCTCCTGGCCGCGTTCCTTCCCCTCAGCGATTCCGAGGTCGTGCGTTTGACATTTATTGAAGAGAATGGGCCCAACGCACTCGTAATGCTGATTCCACCTTTTATCTCCTTAATAAGTTTGGAAAAGGCGGTTCTCGGCATCGTGGGGCTTTCGCTGGTTGTCGTGTTGATCTACCTCCTGCGGCGCAACGTGTCCGTCCAGTACGTTTTGTCGTACGTTGTCACGTGGTCGCTGGTAAACCTGGACTGCGGCTTTGAAGCCCCGGGTTTCCTCATGGGCCTGATCTTTGGTTTGGGCATCTTTCACCTGATTCGTCGCCTCGAGGTGATATCCGCGACACTCAGCAGGTGGAACTATTAAAAACGCGAGAACATCACGATACAAAAATATGGGAAAACTCAATGGTTCCTTCCCGTCCTCCGTGTTAGGCCACCTTCCGGCGGAACCCTCACAGCCCCAGCCTCTCGCCTATCACCCTGAAAACCTCGGCGAAGGCCTTTCCCACCGCCTCCTTCTTCCGCGAGAAGTGGGTGACGTCCTCCGTGAGGTTCTCCCTCAGGATTTTGGCGGCCTCCTCAACCGTTATCCTGCCCTCGAGCCAGGCGTAGGCGAAGATGGCCTCCGCTACGTCTCCCTTGCCGTGCTTGTCAGCCCTCGGCGGGATAACGTGCCTCAGTCCTGCCAGCTCGAGCGCCACGCTGAGGGACGCGTTCGGAACCCTCTCGCCCGTCGGCCTGCCGAGGTACTCGCTCAGGGCGAGGGAAAAGGTGCAGTTGATCAGAGAATCGCCGAGCTTCGCGAGTCCTTTGTCCGTGAAGTCCCTCCCGTACCTCAAGCTCTCACCCGCTTTTTCTCGGAGGGATGGTCTTTAAGGTTTTTGAAGGGTAGAAAAAGGCAAAAGAGTTGTGGATAAAAACAGAACGGAGCCAGAGACGGTGGTTACTCGCCTATGGCCGACTTCCACGCCTCGAGAACCGCCCTCGACCTGTCGAATATCTTCTGGGCGGCCTCCTCGAGGGCCTTCTCGGGGGTCACCTCCCCGTCCGTCACGACCTTGAACTTCGGCTTCCTGGCCATGAGGACGGGATGCTCGATGGTGTAACCCGCGAAGGTAACGTGCTCGTTCTCGTGGAGCACCTCGTTGAGCAGGTTTGAGAAGGTGTGATCCTCACCCTCAAGGTAGAACTCGAGGACGTTTTCCTCACGCTTGATGACCTCAATCTTCATTTTCCTCACCCTCCAGATGTCTAAGGAGCCCCTTCATCGCCTGCTCCTTGTTCTTCACCAGTTCGTATTTAAACTTATCCTCCTTCCACTCGGCCAGCCCCAGCTCAACCAGGAGGTCGATGACCTCGGATGGGTCGAGGCCCTTGAGGGCCGCCACGGGAAGGACGACCTCCCTTATCTGCCGGGTGGTCTGGAGCGAGACGTCGGAGAGGTACCCGCCGAGCCTCTTAGCCAGGGAAACGAGCTCCTCCCACGGCATGGAGGTTACCAGTTCCCCCTCCCGAAGCTCAACCCTTTCGCCGAGCAGTTCCAGGGTCTTTACGAGTATGGGCGTTGGAACGCCCGTCCCCGCCTCGCGGAGGAGGTCGTCTATCCTGTAACGGTAGAGGCCGCGCTTGTCGGGGTAAAGCTTGGCCCGGACGCGGTTGTGTATCTCCCGTATCCTGCCGATGGCCTCCCTGATGTCGTCCTTCGTTCCCTGGACGTTTATCTTGAGGCCGTTGAGCTTGGCGTGGACGTAGATGAACGCGGGGAGGCGAAGCCTTCCTATCTCCCTCAGGAGTTCCTCCTTCTCCCTCTCGTCGTGAACGTGAATCGTTATTACCCTCTTCGCCCTTGCCATGCTCACACCTTCAGCTTCCGGTATAGGGAGGAGAGCTTTCTCGTCTCGACGTGGCCACAGCGGGGACATATCAACCGCTCGCCGCGCCGAACCAGCGCCGTTCTGCACCTCGAGCAGAGGGCGTAGACGACCCCCAGATCTGGCCCCTTGGTCGAGAGCTGTATGGGGCTCTTCTCGTTGGCTATGACCCTGGCCCGGACCACGTCTCCCACCCTGAACTCGTTTGACATGTTCTCGACGTAGCCCTCCCTGACCTGGGAGACGTGAATGCCGGCGAGCTTTGAGGTGGCTATCTCCCTGTCGTTCCTCCCCTCTATCTTAACGAGCTGGACTATGGCCGTCTGGGGCTTGACCTCTATGACCTTGGCGATTACTACATCCCCCACCTGCGGGAGGGGAGGCGTGTCCGTTACGGGCTCAACCCTGATTTCCATCCGCCCGGGGTCGATCCTTACCCTGCCCGCCCTTATGGCGTAGAGCTCTCCGTTCTCCTCCTTAACTCCCTCGCCGGGGAAGTACTCCTCGATGACACCGAGATGGTCTCCCGGAAGAACGAGATCGCCGTCTTTCACGCCTTTCTTATCATCCATCCTTCCACCTCCATGAGAGTTCCAGCTCTGATTTTTTAAGCCTTTGCCATCGGGGAGGATTTATAAAGGATGGGGAAAAGTTTTAGTGATTCCAATTGAGCCCACGGTGGTGGTTAGGATGAGAATGCTTCTGATACACAGCGACTATTTGGAGTACGAGGTCAGGGATAAGGCCATCAAGAACCCCGAACCGATAAACGAGGAGCAAAGGAAGGGCCGCCTCGATGAGGTTCTGGCGGTCTTTGCGAGCGTCGAGAAGGTCGACGAGGTCAACCCCGATGAGGTCGTCGAGAAGGCCCTCGCGGAAATAAAGGACGTCGCGGGTCAGGTTAAGGCCGAGAGGGTCTTCGTATACCCCTTCGCCCACCTCAGCAGCGACCTGGCGAAGCCCGACGTTGCCCTCGATGTCCTCAGGAAGCTCGAGGAGAGGCTTAAGGAGGAGGGTTTCGAGGTCAGGCGCGCCCCCTTCGGCTACTACAAGGCCTTCAGGCTGAGCTGCAAGGGGCACCCTCTGGCGGAGCTCAGCAGGACGGTGGTTCCCGAGGGCGAGGTGAACAAGGAGGAGCGCAACGTGGCCCTCGAGAAGGAAGAGGAGCTTAAGAGCTACTGGTACGTCCTCACGCCCGAGGGCGAGCTCATCGACGTGGAGAAGTTCGACTTCACGGGGCATGAGAACCTCAGGAAGTTCGCCAACTACGAGATAAGCAAGAACAGGGTGGCCGATAGGGAGCCGCCCCACGTTAAGCTGATGCTCGAGCACGAGCTGGTGGATTACGAACCCGGAAGCGACGCCGGAAACCTCAGGTACTATCCGAAGGGCAGGCTCATCAAGGGTCTCCTCGAGCAGTACGTCACCGAGAAGGTCGTCGAGTACGGGGCGATGGAGGTCGAGACGCCGATAATGTACGACTTCGAGCACCCGGCCCTCGAGAAGTACCTCAACAGGTTCCCGGCGAGGCAGTACGTCGTCAAGAGCGGCGACAAGAAGTTCTTCCTGCGCTTCGCCGCCTGCTTTGGCCAGTTCCTCATAAAGAAGGACGCCACGATAAGCTACCGCAACCTGCCTCTCAGGATGTACGAGCTCACGCGCTACTCCTTCAGGAGGGAGAAGAGCGGCGAGCTGTCCGGGCTGAGGAGGCTCAGGGCCTTCACGATGCCCGATATGCACACCGTCGCCAGAGACCTCAAGCAGGCCATGGACGAGTTCAAGAAGCAGTACAAGCTCAGCATGGAGGTTCTAAAGGGAGTCGGGCTAACGCCCGAGGACTACGAGGTGGCGATACGCTTCACGAGGGACTTCTGGGAGGAGCACGGGGACTTCATCGTCGAGCTGGCCAAGATAATCGGCAAGCCCGTCCTCGTGGAGATGTGGGACCAGAGGTTCTTCTACTTCATACTGAAGTTCGAGTTCAACTTCGTGGACAACCTCGACAAGGCCGCCGCGCTGAGCACCGTCCAGATAGACGTCGAGAACGCCGAGAGGTTCGGCATAACCTACTACGACGAGGAAGGGAAGGAGAGGTACCCGCTCATCCTCCACTGCTCGCCGAGCGGTGCCATAGAGCGGGTTATGTACGCGATACTCGAGAAGCAGGCGAAGCTCCAGGCCAGGGGGGTTAAACCAGCCTTCCCGCTCTGGCTCAGCCCGATACAGGTTAGGGTGATCCCGGTCAGCGACGAGGTCCTCGACTACGCGCTCTACGTTGCAGGAAAACTTGAGGGGGCGAAGATAAGGGTCGACGTGGACGACACCGGCGACAGGCTCAACAAGAAGATAAGGAAGGCCGAGAAGGAGTGGATTCCCTACATAATCGTCGTCGGCAGGAATGAAAAAGAGGGGGACACGATAACCGTCAGGAGGAGGAGCGACGGGAAGCAGGTAGAGATGAGGCTCGAGGACCTCGTAAGGGAGATAAGGTCCCAGACGGAGGGGTTCCCCTACAGGGCAAGGCCCCTGCCGCTTCTCCTGTCGAGGAGGCCGAAGTTCAGGGGTTGAGCTCTCTCATCTTCCGTATTTTAAGTTTTTCCACGCCCTTCTCCTTTGTAACGCGGAACGAGTACGTCTCGGGTTCAAAGTCCTCGTAGGGGGCGGATATCAGGTACAGGGTCTCCTTGAGACCGTTCTCCTCCAGCCAGGACCTGGCGACGATTACGTAGTCGCTCACCCCCGAGGCCCACGCCACGAACCTCTCCGAGACGACGTCCCGGTTTATCGACTGCGCCAGTACCGAATCCGGGAGTTCCTGACTTTTGGAAGCGAGGGTCTGGTTGAGGAGCCTGAGGGTGCTCTCCTCACCGAGGAGGAGCGAAACTCCATCGAGCGTGTGGATCAGTCTGAAAACTGGTCTTCCCTCCATAAACTCCCGTAGATGAGTGAAGTAAATCCGGTCTATCTTCGGGTTGAGGGTCTCCGGCTCGACATTGTCCAGGTAGAATACGTTCGGGAGGGGTTTCTTTGACCCGTACCTTGTACCGAAGAGGTCTATAATCGCAAGGTTTCCGTTCTCCAGTTCCCTCTCCACGTCGAGGCCAACCGTGCCGGCTTTCCTCATGAAAAGGCTCAACGGTCCCGAGTAGTTGGACACGATGGCAAAGTAACCCCTTTCAACCGCATGCCTGAGGAGAAGGAGGGGGATCCTCCACGCGGAAGAATAGGCATCGTAGATGATGCTTATGGTGGAACCCGGGAGGTACTCCCCTCGGAAGAGGTCGAGGATGTTCTTCTCCATTCATATCCCTCCCGGAGTTGGGGGAATGGGTGGCTCACCCGTTCTGGTTAGCCGTAACTTTTGTAAACATTGTTACGGTTAACCTTCCCTCCTCAGGCTTCATTGGAGGGCTTTCGGGGGGAACGGAAACTCCCCACATCTTCCGTTTCCAGCCCCCATTCGGGCTTAAAACCCCACATATCGGGGACA encodes:
- a CDS encoding threonine--tRNA ligase, which translates into the protein MRMLLIHSDYLEYEVRDKAIKNPEPINEEQRKGRLDEVLAVFASVEKVDEVNPDEVVEKALAEIKDVAGQVKAERVFVYPFAHLSSDLAKPDVALDVLRKLEERLKEEGFEVRRAPFGYYKAFRLSCKGHPLAELSRTVVPEGEVNKEERNVALEKEEELKSYWYVLTPEGELIDVEKFDFTGHENLRKFANYEISKNRVADREPPHVKLMLEHELVDYEPGSDAGNLRYYPKGRLIKGLLEQYVTEKVVEYGAMEVETPIMYDFEHPALEKYLNRFPARQYVVKSGDKKFFLRFAACFGQFLIKKDATISYRNLPLRMYELTRYSFRREKSGELSGLRRLRAFTMPDMHTVARDLKQAMDEFKKQYKLSMEVLKGVGLTPEDYEVAIRFTRDFWEEHGDFIVELAKIIGKPVLVEMWDQRFFYFILKFEFNFVDNLDKAAALSTVQIDVENAERFGITYYDEEGKERYPLILHCSPSGAIERVMYAILEKQAKLQARGVKPAFPLWLSPIQVRVIPVSDEVLDYALYVAGKLEGAKIRVDVDDTGDRLNKKIRKAEKEWIPYIIVVGRNEKEGDTITVRRRSDGKQVEMRLEDLVREIRSQTEGFPYRARPLPLLLSRRPKFRG
- a CDS encoding DNA-directed RNA polymerase subunit L — encoded protein: MKIEVIKREENVLEFYLEGEDHTFSNLLNEVLHENEHVTFAGYTIEHPVLMARKPKFKVVTDGEVTPEKALEEAAQKIFDRSRAVLEAWKSAIGE
- a CDS encoding DUF2067 family protein yields the protein MARAKRVITIHVHDEREKEELLREIGRLRLPAFIYVHAKLNGLKINVQGTKDDIREAIGRIREIHNRVRAKLYPDKRGLYRYRIDDLLREAGTGVPTPILVKTLELLGERVELREGELVTSMPWEELVSLAKRLGGYLSDVSLQTTRQIREVVLPVAALKGLDPSEVIDLLVELGLAEWKEDKFKYELVKNKEQAMKGLLRHLEGEENED
- a CDS encoding ribonuclease III family protein; its protein translation is MRYGRDFTDKGLAKLGDSLINCTFSLALSEYLGRPTGERVPNASLSVALELAGLRHVIPPRADKHGKGDVAEAIFAYAWLEGRITVEEAAKILRENLTEDVTHFSRKKEAVGKAFAEVFRVIGERLGL
- a CDS encoding exosome complex RNA-binding protein Csl4: MDDKKGVKDGDLVLPGDHLGVIEEYFPGEGVKEENGELYAIRAGRVRIDPGRMEIRVEPVTDTPPLPQVGDVVIAKVIEVKPQTAIVQLVKIEGRNDREIATSKLAGIHVSQVREGYVENMSNEFRVGDVVRARVIANEKSPIQLSTKGPDLGVVYALCSRCRTALVRRGERLICPRCGHVETRKLSSLYRKLKV